In Pseudomonadales bacterium, a single window of DNA contains:
- the ligA gene encoding NAD-dependent DNA ligase LigA — protein sequence MTKAHDRQQLEQLKEAINQHNYRYYVLDEPSIPDVEYDRLMRQLQMLEAEHPEWLTADSPSQRVGAEPLSAFSEIIHQVPMLSLDNAFSDEEMRAFERRIKDRLKSDAEIEYACEPKLDGIAVSLLYRDGVFEKGATRGDGYRGEDISQNLRTIPSIPLKLMGSGWPKVLEVRGEVYMPKRGFEEFNRKALALEEKTFVNPRNAAAGSLRQLDPKITAKRPLEMCCYGVGMVEGGNLPDRHIAILRQLSQWGFRINSQMAVANGVEGCLSYYDQLENIRDQLHYEIDGIVFKVDSLVLQKELGFVSRAPRWAIAYKFPAQEEVTRLVDVEFQVGRTGAVTPVARLEPVFVGGVTVSNATLHNMDEIERLDVRIGDTVIVRRAGDVIPQVVSVVLEKRPADTKIITFPASCPVCGSEVIRNVGEAVARCTGGLYCSAQRKQAIKHFASRKALDIEGLGDKLVDVLVDEGLVENVADLFGLSQHQLSKLERMGDKSASNLRNALVKSKKTSLNRFIYALGIREVGEATALNLANHFGSLSEIQNASEESLLAVADIGPIVAQHIATFFHQPHNLDVIDKLRCAGVEWPEHEPVQSEQLPLQGQTFVLTGTLEQMTRDEAKAALQALGAKVSGSVSAKTDCLIAGVNAGSKLRKAEELGVEIIDEAQFVNRLSEWRLLEKTHLPQIG from the coding sequence ATGACCAAAGCCCACGACCGGCAACAGCTAGAGCAATTAAAAGAAGCTATCAACCAACACAATTATCGCTACTATGTGTTGGATGAGCCCTCTATTCCTGATGTTGAATATGATCGTTTGATGCGACAGTTACAGATGCTGGAAGCTGAGCACCCTGAATGGTTAACAGCAGATTCTCCCAGTCAACGGGTTGGCGCGGAGCCGCTCAGCGCCTTTTCTGAAATCATTCATCAAGTACCGATGCTCTCCCTCGATAACGCTTTTAGCGATGAAGAGATGCGGGCATTTGAGCGGCGCATTAAAGACCGTTTAAAATCCGATGCTGAAATAGAGTACGCCTGCGAGCCAAAACTCGATGGTATTGCCGTCAGTTTGCTGTATCGAGATGGGGTTTTTGAAAAAGGCGCCACTCGGGGTGATGGCTATCGGGGTGAAGATATTAGTCAAAATTTACGCACGATTCCCTCTATTCCGCTCAAACTAATGGGCAGCGGCTGGCCTAAGGTTTTGGAAGTGCGCGGTGAAGTTTATATGCCAAAACGGGGTTTTGAAGAGTTTAACCGCAAGGCGCTGGCGCTTGAGGAAAAGACTTTTGTTAACCCGCGTAATGCCGCCGCTGGCAGTTTGCGACAGTTAGATCCTAAGATTACCGCTAAACGCCCTTTGGAAATGTGTTGTTACGGTGTGGGCATGGTTGAAGGTGGCAATTTGCCTGATCGACATATAGCGATTTTACGGCAGCTTAGCCAATGGGGTTTTCGTATTAATAGTCAGATGGCCGTGGCCAATGGTGTTGAGGGTTGCTTAAGCTATTATGATCAGTTGGAAAACATACGCGATCAGTTGCACTATGAAATCGATGGTATCGTTTTTAAAGTGGATAGCCTGGTCTTGCAGAAGGAATTAGGCTTTGTTTCGCGCGCGCCACGCTGGGCCATCGCCTATAAATTTCCTGCCCAGGAAGAAGTTACCCGTTTAGTTGATGTGGAGTTTCAGGTTGGTCGTACCGGCGCCGTGACGCCAGTGGCGAGACTGGAGCCGGTTTTTGTGGGTGGTGTTACAGTGAGCAACGCGACCTTGCACAATATGGATGAAATTGAGCGTCTCGATGTACGCATAGGAGACACCGTCATCGTCCGCCGTGCTGGTGATGTGATTCCTCAAGTGGTGAGCGTGGTACTGGAGAAACGACCCGCAGATACAAAAATAATTACTTTTCCAGCCAGCTGCCCGGTATGTGGTTCAGAGGTGATTCGCAATGTTGGAGAAGCGGTGGCGCGCTGTACCGGTGGGCTCTACTGTTCGGCGCAACGTAAGCAGGCGATCAAACATTTCGCCTCGCGTAAGGCGCTGGATATCGAGGGCTTAGGGGATAAACTGGTGGATGTGCTGGTCGATGAAGGGCTGGTGGAAAATGTGGCTGACCTCTTTGGGTTAAGCCAACATCAATTGAGTAAATTGGAGCGGATGGGTGATAAGTCTGCCAGCAATCTACGCAACGCGTTGGTGAAAAGTAAAAAGACGAGTCTCAACCGATTTATTTATGCGCTGGGCATACGCGAAGTCGGGGAAGCCACCGCCTTAAACTTGGCCAACCATTTTGGTAGTTTGAGTGAGATTCAAAACGCTAGCGAGGAAAGCTTGCTTGCGGTGGCGGATATCGGGCCGATTGTGGCGCAGCATATCGCCACCTTTTTTCATCAACCTCATAATCTTGACGTTATCGATAAGCTGCGTTGTGCCGGAGTTGAATGGCCAGAACATGAGCCCGTTCAGTCAGAGCAATTGCCCTTGCAGGGGCAGACATTTGTGCTGACTGGCACCTTGGAACAGATGACGCGAGATGAAGCAAAAGCTGCTCTGCAGGCGTTGGGTGCCAAGGTGAGTGGAAGTGTCTCTGCCAAAACTGATTGCCTAATTGCTGGCGTAAATGCCGGTTCCAAACTGCGTAAAGCGGAAGAACTGGGGGTTGAGATAATAGATGAAGCGCAATTTGTAAATCGCCTCTCCGAGTGGCGGTTGCTCGAAAAGACTCATTTGCCCCAAATTGGGTGA
- a CDS encoding TlpA family protein disulfide reductase, with the protein MFAKLKKVVFILLLLQLIACSRTEFTDAQGNEFGWDDFRGRWLVINYWAEWCKPCLEEIPELNQLYQHHRNDSATVLGINFDRLDLAELRRQITALNVQFPVLQSDPEQKLDYLLPEVLPTTYIFDREGKLAHKLVGPQTQASIEAYLEDN; encoded by the coding sequence ATGTTTGCGAAACTTAAAAAAGTTGTTTTTATTTTACTGTTATTGCAACTGATAGCATGTAGCCGCACCGAGTTTACGGATGCTCAGGGTAACGAGTTCGGTTGGGACGATTTCCGCGGGCGTTGGCTGGTCATTAATTATTGGGCGGAATGGTGTAAACCCTGTTTAGAAGAAATTCCTGAACTTAATCAGTTGTATCAACATCACAGGAATGACAGCGCCACGGTGTTGGGAATTAATTTTGATCGCTTGGATCTGGCGGAGCTAAGAAGACAGATTACGGCACTGAATGTTCAGTTTCCCGTACTGCAATCAGACCCAGAGCAGAAACTCGATTACCTGCTGCCTGAGGTGCTACCAACAACCTATATTTTTGATCGAGAAGGCAAGCTGGCCCATAAATTGGTTGGCCCGCAGACGCAAGCCAGCATTGAGGCGTATCTTGAAGATAATTAA
- a CDS encoding response regulator produces the protein MLNRVLLVDDSKSARFALRKLLERNGMQVDVAESAEQALGYLDTNHPDLIFMDHFMPGMDGFEAARAIKNRPDKSEIPIIMCTSKEGESYAQQARENGAVDILPKPATPSALTEVLDKLIHNINLHRQELPQEVDMEPQQELQDSPPTLAEHQQPPTLDDVVVPVGQISQIATESAIKAVNECMQERLDELLDTRLPQLRSMVLSNFDKVAKSMLEESVTREVAKVQQLQADKIQGDTKPSLTMDEVERLVQAEILKLREQTQRDLNEQLAEIYSSIGELKTHQELKKVAPELMEDILMRAQDAAAEKANDTLLQASDIAQKAAKQAAEQISQTASSELQGRIDKKLAKAIEAGLESARQEASESAWEKVEQASNQIKAKITKIYVVSGIALALSTAALVGVYMLMS, from the coding sequence ATGTTAAATCGAGTTTTATTAGTTGATGATTCAAAATCGGCACGATTTGCACTGCGTAAACTTTTGGAACGCAATGGTATGCAAGTCGACGTTGCTGAAAGCGCAGAACAGGCCTTAGGATATCTTGATACCAATCACCCTGATTTAATTTTCATGGATCACTTTATGCCTGGTATGGATGGCTTTGAGGCGGCACGAGCGATTAAGAATAGACCCGACAAGTCAGAAATCCCGATTATAATGTGCACCTCTAAAGAAGGGGAAAGCTATGCCCAGCAAGCGCGCGAAAATGGGGCGGTTGATATATTACCTAAACCCGCTACGCCAAGCGCACTGACAGAGGTTCTTGATAAGTTAATACATAATATTAATCTGCACAGGCAGGAGCTGCCGCAGGAGGTTGATATGGAACCCCAGCAAGAGTTACAGGATAGTCCGCCGACGCTAGCTGAACATCAGCAACCGCCTACCCTTGATGACGTGGTAGTGCCAGTGGGACAGATTTCACAGATTGCTACTGAATCTGCTATCAAAGCGGTTAATGAATGCATGCAAGAGCGATTGGATGAGCTACTGGATACGAGGTTGCCTCAACTGCGCAGCATGGTGCTCAGTAACTTTGATAAGGTAGCAAAATCAATGCTTGAGGAGAGTGTTACTCGCGAGGTGGCTAAGGTGCAGCAACTTCAAGCGGATAAGATTCAGGGTGATACCAAGCCCAGCTTAACCATGGATGAAGTTGAGCGGCTGGTACAAGCGGAAATACTTAAATTACGTGAACAAACACAACGTGATCTCAACGAACAGCTTGCTGAAATTTATTCTAGTATCGGTGAGTTAAAAACCCATCAAGAATTGAAAAAAGTAGCGCCGGAATTGATGGAAGATATTCTGATGCGCGCGCAGGATGCTGCCGCCGAAAAGGCCAATGATACATTGCTGCAAGCATCAGATATTGCTCAAAAAGCAGCCAAGCAAGCCGCTGAACAGATTAGCCAAACGGCGTCTTCAGAACTACAGGGGCGAATCGACAAAAAACTGGCCAAAGCAATCGAAGCCGGACTTGAAAGCGCCCGTCAGGAAGCGTCAGAGTCAGCCTGGGAGAAGGTTGAACAGGCAAGTAATCAGATAAAAGCCAAAATCACAAAAATCTATGTGGTTAGTGGTATTGCCCTTGCGCTTTCAACAGCTGCGCTGGTGGGTGTCTACATGCTGATGAGCTAA
- the arsC gene encoding arsenate reductase (glutaredoxin) (This arsenate reductase requires both glutathione and glutaredoxin to convert arsenate to arsenite, after which the efflux transporter formed by ArsA and ArsB can extrude the arsenite from the cell, providing resistance.), which produces MSDVTIYHNPRCSKSRQTLALLEERGIQPNIVLYLENTPNQKQLKSLLSKLGISARDLMRTGESEYKDNNLKDKDLSEAALITAMVKYPKLIERPIVVANGKAALGRPPEKVLEIL; this is translated from the coding sequence ATGAGTGATGTCACGATTTATCATAACCCGCGTTGTTCGAAATCGCGTCAAACCTTGGCTCTTTTAGAGGAAAGAGGCATTCAACCCAATATTGTACTGTATTTGGAAAATACGCCTAATCAGAAGCAACTTAAGTCGTTACTCAGCAAATTGGGAATATCCGCACGCGACCTTATGCGTACGGGAGAGTCGGAGTATAAGGACAATAACCTGAAGGATAAAGACCTCAGCGAAGCAGCGTTGATCACCGCTATGGTGAAATATCCCAAACTGATTGAAAGGCCCATTGTGGTCGCCAACGGCAAAGCCGCTCTGGGCAGACCCCCAGAAAAAGTTCTGGAGATACTCTAA
- a CDS encoding acylphosphatase → MADICIHAFVSGLVQGVWYRRSTQRKAESCGVNGWAKNLADGRVEVMLCGEEKVVKEVADWLHEGPPNARVEQVSIEVLEWQPLQRFYTS, encoded by the coding sequence ATGGCTGATATTTGTATTCACGCCTTTGTTTCCGGTTTAGTGCAAGGAGTTTGGTATCGACGCTCGACGCAGAGGAAAGCGGAATCCTGTGGGGTTAACGGATGGGCGAAAAATCTGGCCGATGGCCGGGTCGAAGTAATGCTGTGCGGTGAGGAAAAAGTTGTGAAGGAGGTCGCCGACTGGCTGCATGAAGGCCCGCCGAATGCCAGGGTGGAGCAGGTGTCGATAGAGGTTCTTGAATGGCAGCCTTTGCAGAGGTTCTATACCAGTTGA
- the modA gene encoding molybdate ABC transporter substrate-binding protein, with protein sequence MTSILWTRRFNLKFRRLTQVVMGLLFGSVMAGLSHAATGKVHIAVAANFGGALKVIVKNFEERSGYKVVVSMGSTGKLYAQIVQGAPYDLYFAADKARPEKLVEQNLTIENTPIRYATGILVLWAPGFNMQEIGLAQLSDKAITKISIANVKTAPYGLASLQVLDSDPQFEQIKEKLVYGESVAQAFHFVAARQVQAGFVALSQLIEWGALRSEDLVNSASVWRVPQGLYSPVEQYRVSLKASQDNPVASAFIDYLESVEGQDIIKRFGYDI encoded by the coding sequence ATGACCTCTATTCTCTGGACACGCAGGTTTAACCTGAAGTTTCGGCGTCTCACCCAGGTGGTAATGGGGTTGTTGTTTGGCAGTGTGATGGCCGGTCTTTCTCATGCTGCGACAGGGAAGGTTCATATTGCTGTTGCCGCAAATTTTGGCGGGGCGCTGAAAGTCATTGTGAAAAATTTTGAGGAAAGATCGGGATATAAGGTAGTAGTTTCGATGGGCTCGACGGGGAAGCTATATGCACAGATTGTACAGGGAGCACCCTATGATCTGTATTTTGCGGCGGACAAGGCTCGGCCAGAAAAGTTAGTAGAACAAAATTTAACAATAGAAAATACGCCGATACGCTACGCCACCGGAATATTGGTACTGTGGGCCCCAGGCTTCAATATGCAGGAGATAGGTTTGGCTCAGTTGAGTGACAAGGCAATTACGAAAATCTCGATTGCAAACGTTAAAACAGCGCCCTATGGGCTGGCCTCTCTACAGGTGCTAGACTCTGACCCTCAATTTGAACAAATAAAAGAAAAGCTTGTGTATGGTGAAAGTGTGGCGCAAGCATTCCATTTTGTTGCTGCTAGGCAGGTTCAGGCAGGATTTGTTGCACTTTCCCAGTTGATTGAGTGGGGAGCGTTGCGGTCGGAAGACTTGGTTAATAGCGCGAGCGTTTGGCGCGTGCCGCAGGGGTTATATTCTCCAGTGGAGCAATACAGGGTCAGCTTGAAAGCAAGCCAAGATAACCCGGTGGCGTCAGCATTTATAGACTATTTGGAATCTGTGGAAGGGCAGGACATTATTAAAAGATTCGGTTATGACATTTAG
- a CDS encoding MarR family transcriptional regulator — translation MNSAQNRILDAEFRGADQDHQSLRLWLRLLTCTNLIESKLRNHLRLEFGCTLPRFDMLAQLESHPEGLSMGQLSQLMMVSAGNVTGISNQLEKEGLIVRKVSAKDRRSFSLSLTPEGKEQIAIMMRSYQACLSDIFTQISEEGTDTAINMLGQLKQKILTDQAPLMRLASV, via the coding sequence GTGAATAGTGCTCAAAACCGCATTTTAGATGCTGAATTTCGTGGTGCCGATCAAGACCATCAATCACTACGCTTATGGCTGAGACTGCTTACCTGCACCAACCTTATCGAATCGAAATTACGTAATCATCTACGTCTGGAATTCGGCTGCACGCTACCGCGCTTTGACATGCTGGCTCAGTTGGAGAGCCACCCCGAAGGTTTAAGCATGGGTCAGCTTTCACAGCTCATGATGGTATCCGCTGGCAACGTCACTGGGATTTCAAACCAATTAGAAAAAGAAGGTTTAATAGTTCGCAAAGTTTCAGCTAAAGATCGACGCTCATTTTCGTTATCGCTCACACCAGAAGGCAAAGAGCAGATTGCAATCATGATGCGTTCTTATCAGGCCTGTCTTTCCGATATATTCACGCAAATATCGGAAGAAGGTACTGATACCGCAATCAACATGCTTGGTCAGCTCAAACAAAAAATACTGACTGACCAGGCTCCACTTATGCGGCTAGCCTCTGTCTAA
- the wrbA gene encoding NAD(P)H:quinone oxidoreductase, giving the protein MPASPAYILVLYYSRFGATAQMAQRIARGVNQVDGVEARLRTVPPVSTVCEATEETIPAEGAIYCTEDDLRYCTGLALGSPTRFGNMAAPMKYFIDGTSALWLSGALINKPACVFSSSSSLHGGQETTLLSMMLPLIHHGMIIAGLPYSESRLSTTETGGTPYGVTHVAGRDSDWPLSQDELELCQAQGKRIATLALQLRVN; this is encoded by the coding sequence ATGCCCGCCTCACCAGCTTATATCCTGGTGCTCTATTACAGTCGATTTGGCGCAACCGCGCAGATGGCGCAACGAATCGCGCGCGGCGTCAATCAGGTCGATGGTGTTGAAGCTCGTCTGCGCACCGTGCCACCAGTTTCAACGGTCTGTGAAGCTACCGAGGAAACTATTCCTGCCGAAGGTGCTATCTATTGTACTGAAGATGATCTGCGGTATTGTACAGGGCTGGCGTTAGGCAGCCCGACACGTTTTGGCAACATGGCGGCACCGATGAAGTATTTTATCGATGGCACCAGTGCGCTCTGGCTTAGCGGTGCCCTGATTAACAAACCGGCCTGCGTATTTTCTTCATCATCCAGTCTACATGGCGGGCAAGAAACCACACTATTGAGTATGATGTTACCCTTGATTCACCACGGCATGATTATCGCAGGACTACCCTACAGCGAATCCAGACTCTCCACGACAGAAACCGGCGGAACTCCCTATGGAGTAACTCACGTCGCCGGTCGTGACAGCGACTGGCCACTCTCGCAGGATGAGCTTGAGCTCTGCCAGGCGCAGGGGAAGCGCATCGCAACGTTGGCATTGCAGCTGAGGGTGAACTAA
- a CDS encoding DUF2069 domain-containing protein, giving the protein MSRLLTWIFYLALLISFVVAQLLSDHFNWGVLAFQSAPLLVFLPGLMKGNTKTHVWIGCVLLFYTSKFISDLFVSHWSWLSILQTLCAVALFTAAALYSHWQWKLKKQPD; this is encoded by the coding sequence ATGAGCCGGTTACTCACCTGGATTTTCTACCTCGCATTGCTCATCAGTTTTGTGGTAGCGCAGCTTCTTTCTGACCACTTTAATTGGGGTGTGCTTGCATTTCAATCGGCGCCTTTGTTGGTATTTCTGCCGGGTTTAATGAAGGGGAATACCAAAACCCATGTTTGGATAGGCTGCGTACTTTTATTTTATACCAGTAAGTTTATTTCAGACTTGTTCGTAAGCCACTGGTCATGGCTCAGCATCTTACAAACCCTTTGCGCCGTGGCGCTTTTTACAGCCGCCGCGCTGTATAGCCATTGGCAGTGGAAACTTAAAAAACAACCAGATTAA
- the modB gene encoding molybdate ABC transporter permease subunit yields the protein MDFLLSHEDMQAFWVTLKLAAITTLLLLLIGTPLAWWLSLRKTWYRAVIEAIIAMPLVLPPTVLGFYLLVAFAPQGIIGKTLNVMGLAPLAFTFSGLVVGSLIYSMPFVIQPLLNAFHGVGRKPLEAAATLGASPLDRFFNVAVPMAKRGFITAITLGFAHTLGEFGVVLMIGGNIPGETQVLSIAIYDHVEALEYQQAHVLAAVLVLFSLILMLLLYSNNRSRTVLPDDA from the coding sequence ATGGATTTTCTGTTGAGCCATGAGGATATGCAGGCGTTTTGGGTTACGCTCAAACTTGCCGCCATTACCACGTTGTTATTATTGCTCATAGGCACGCCTTTGGCTTGGTGGCTATCCCTACGAAAAACCTGGTATCGTGCGGTCATTGAAGCAATTATCGCAATGCCATTGGTATTGCCGCCTACGGTATTGGGGTTTTATCTGCTGGTCGCCTTTGCACCACAGGGTATTATAGGGAAAACACTGAATGTTATGGGACTCGCTCCCTTAGCATTTACCTTTTCCGGCCTAGTGGTGGGCTCGCTGATTTATTCCATGCCCTTCGTTATTCAACCCTTACTGAACGCTTTTCATGGGGTGGGGCGCAAACCACTGGAGGCGGCAGCAACATTAGGGGCTTCGCCTCTGGATAGATTTTTTAACGTTGCCGTGCCGATGGCGAAAAGAGGGTTTATTACGGCCATCACCTTGGGATTTGCACACACGCTCGGCGAGTTTGGTGTGGTTTTAATGATAGGAGGCAACATTCCCGGCGAAACGCAGGTGCTCTCTATTGCGATTTACGACCATGTCGAAGCGCTTGAATACCAGCAGGCGCATGTGCTTGCCGCTGTGCTCGTTCTCTTTTCATTGATTCTCATGTTGCTGCTTTATAGCAATAATCGCAGTCGCACGGTACTTCCCGATGATGCTTGA
- a CDS encoding tryptophanase: MKTIFEPFRIKSVEPIKMTTREERVKLLEEAHYNVFSLKSENVLIDLLTDSGTSAMSTHQWSALMQGDESYAGSPSFYRFEASVKDLFPFKHVIPTHQGRAAEQILTSIIPGDTSTQIIPNNTHFDTTRANFENAGINAVDIVVAEGKNPSLEHPFKGNMDLVALEALLEKEAANIPLVMITITNNAGGGQPVSMANVRGAKKICDKYNKPLYIDSARFAENAYFIKLREEGYQDTSVRDIVREMFSLADGMTISGKKDTFSNMGGWLALNDDEWAEKARARLIMTEGFPTYGGLSGRDLECVAQGLKEIVDEDYLKYRIRSIQYINEKLDALGIPVVKPAGGHAVFIDAKAMLPNIPALQYPGQALAVAMYIYGGIRGAEIGSFMFGRQPDGTEKAAPMELVRLAMPRRVYTQSQADYMIEVFEEIVRDKDQLKGLEITWEPTSLRHFTSKLRPLA, from the coding sequence GTGAAAACAATTTTCGAACCTTTCAGAATAAAATCTGTTGAGCCGATTAAAATGACGACGCGGGAAGAACGCGTCAAACTACTAGAAGAAGCCCATTACAATGTATTTTCGCTAAAGTCGGAAAATGTACTTATCGATCTATTAACAGATTCTGGCACTTCGGCGATGAGCACTCACCAATGGTCAGCCTTAATGCAAGGAGATGAATCCTATGCTGGCTCACCCTCCTTCTACCGCTTTGAAGCATCCGTTAAGGATTTATTTCCTTTTAAGCATGTCATTCCTACACACCAAGGACGTGCCGCCGAACAAATTTTGACCTCTATTATCCCCGGGGACACCAGCACCCAGATTATTCCTAACAACACTCACTTTGATACCACCCGTGCAAACTTCGAAAATGCTGGCATCAACGCCGTAGATATCGTTGTAGCAGAAGGCAAAAATCCTTCACTGGAACACCCATTCAAGGGCAATATGGATTTGGTTGCACTGGAAGCACTGCTGGAAAAAGAAGCGGCCAACATTCCCTTGGTAATGATTACTATCACCAACAACGCCGGTGGTGGTCAGCCTGTTTCAATGGCGAACGTGCGCGGCGCCAAAAAAATATGCGATAAATACAATAAACCACTGTATATCGATAGCGCACGTTTCGCTGAAAATGCCTACTTTATTAAGTTACGTGAAGAAGGCTACCAAGACACCTCTGTACGAGATATCGTGCGTGAAATGTTCTCCTTAGCGGATGGGATGACTATTAGTGGCAAGAAAGATACTTTTTCCAACATGGGTGGTTGGCTTGCGTTAAACGATGACGAATGGGCTGAAAAAGCCCGTGCGCGATTGATTATGACTGAAGGTTTTCCAACCTATGGCGGACTTTCCGGTCGCGATCTGGAATGTGTCGCACAAGGTCTGAAAGAAATTGTCGACGAGGATTACCTCAAATACCGTATCCGATCGATTCAATATATCAATGAAAAGCTTGATGCTCTTGGCATACCTGTGGTGAAACCTGCCGGCGGCCATGCGGTATTCATTGATGCAAAAGCGATGTTGCCGAATATTCCCGCACTACAGTATCCCGGTCAAGCGTTGGCTGTTGCCATGTACATCTACGGCGGCATTCGAGGCGCTGAAATTGGTTCGTTCATGTTCGGCCGACAGCCCGATGGCACCGAAAAAGCAGCGCCGATGGAATTAGTGCGTCTGGCGATGCCACGCCGAGTTTACACTCAAAGCCAAGCCGATTATATGATTGAGGTGTTCGAGGAAATTGTCAGAGATAAAGATCAACTTAAAGGCCTGGAAATTACTTGGGAACCGACTTCATTACGTCACTTTACCTCCAAATTACGACCGCTTGCTTAA
- the modC gene encoding molybdenum ABC transporter ATP-binding protein has protein sequence MMLEIRTRLPRSGFDCEFDTRLEARGGYAIIGPSGSGKTSLLRFIAGLEKGFNSFLAFDGNLWQDDKRGLFVPPHKRRIGYIFQDILLFEHLSVKDNLHFGKKRVPSNGAIVLGYDEIIELLDLQPLLKRSPDALSGGEKQRVAIARALLTSPILLLMDEPLASLDPESKNTILPYFERVTQHLDIPILYVSHSLDEVTRLADHVLYIEKGHILTQGAMRETVARLDLPLAHLDMAGTVVSAEIADQDNQFNLSILHSSAGTFSVEQLPYPLATKVRLRINARDVSLCRELPTDTSILNCIAATVIDLADDTQAHVVVSLAAGDEVLLARITRKSAHTLAIKPGVKVYAQVKSVVLMH, from the coding sequence ATGATGCTTGAAATTCGCACGCGCCTGCCGCGTTCAGGTTTTGACTGTGAGTTTGATACTCGGCTGGAGGCACGGGGCGGTTACGCGATAATTGGGCCGTCTGGCTCAGGAAAAACCAGTTTGTTACGCTTTATCGCGGGCTTGGAAAAAGGCTTTAATAGCTTTCTGGCCTTTGATGGGAACCTCTGGCAGGACGACAAAAGGGGACTATTTGTACCGCCGCACAAGCGACGTATCGGTTATATATTTCAAGACATTTTGTTATTTGAGCATCTGAGTGTGAAGGATAATTTACACTTTGGAAAAAAACGTGTGCCATCAAATGGCGCAATCGTGTTGGGCTATGATGAAATTATCGAACTATTGGATTTGCAGCCGTTACTAAAACGCTCGCCTGACGCATTGTCTGGCGGTGAAAAACAGCGGGTTGCCATTGCCCGCGCGCTGCTCACCAGCCCCATACTGTTATTGATGGATGAACCGCTCGCCAGCTTGGATCCAGAAAGTAAAAATACCATTTTGCCTTATTTTGAACGCGTGACTCAGCACTTGGATATTCCGATTCTTTATGTCAGTCATTCGCTAGATGAGGTGACACGCTTGGCTGATCATGTACTCTATATTGAAAAAGGGCACATCCTCACGCAGGGCGCGATGCGGGAAACGGTGGCACGGCTCGATCTGCCGCTGGCACATTTGGATATGGCGGGAACGGTAGTCAGTGCAGAAATAGCCGATCAGGATAATCAGTTTAATCTTTCGATTCTTCATTCTTCCGCCGGAACCTTTTCCGTGGAACAGCTACCCTACCCATTGGCAACCAAGGTTAGGTTGCGGATTAATGCGCGCGACGTTAGTCTTTGTCGTGAGTTGCCTACCGACACCAGTATTCTCAACTGTATTGCTGCAACAGTGATCGATCTGGCCGATGATACTCAGGCTCATGTCGTCGTAAGTTTAGCCGCAGGGGACGAGGTTTTGCTAGCAAGGATTACCCGCAAATCAGCCCACACTCTGGCCATTAAGCCAGGCGTGAAAGTCTATGCGCAAGTAAAAAGCGTTGTGTTGATGCACTAA